A genomic region of Enterococcus sp. 12C11_DIV0727 contains the following coding sequences:
- a CDS encoding SpaA isopeptide-forming pilin-related protein, protein MKRQKFWIVMVLLLMIANSLIPVVSFAETFLSENTSEISTSTSTSETLNTGISSESSESAVINETSTEDTVDKQIEESVVASTEVPEKSVETSTSEVKLESKQAKVQQTENLITNVTLTDPKGVEYDTTTNRPQRQAPLKLSLQVGTENQTIQAGTYEYQLPADIAISNNISGRLETVGSWTLDTTGKLTIIFNETVVNGKYQIDIETSFIPYSDDSDLLKTITFSLVNNQEKKYELLFKLSGEGSISLKKNKNFNTDIVSTEIKTNINRQTIQPNEKIVVKSKISRNGSSAIENASAYVTVKNVKVFAQDVSMGGSLIGEPTLLGSEDYTLQQNNTDLEVILAKETNKAVIMTYESVIKEESIANEELYYMGTEATIYGTSLSNYVYFQYNHNPHMTKKGEYNVKTNTIVWTIDYNLDSTELALGTKLTDILTDEVPNDLTVSNLKIYNLYVYGTGSISLGGLAPSNHWDTSGFGQYTTDYIYTNNQSPTPTAAYRFVYETAIQNPSPREIENKVSDSLGSDDAKVNLAPSNISKILEEDSLDMTSGTVDWSIIVNNKHWGMQFNQMIDQFGERVKELVDGSADFYYYAKGDDKTKHSLVVGQDYTINKTSSGFTIDMLGVHQGVTTNKYVLTYTSKFDNTDIKVGDELSNKVSLAGNGNIPMEASATFNIPSFLMEGGKKNVSYNSNDGILTWTIGINEERHKYKNLILDDDIESIQKLDKNSIEILALDKIVNENGKETVITGEKIQPGDDRYPTVMEIKDSQIHLEFSAIGNKKVALRYKTAPSTAPISDYYTNFTNTAKISDEGNYPHDLKAELLVALGINTYKSGRVSTVDNKLASWIIRSNIMPANRPYKNLVLEDTFTLADLSKAENTNFVIGTDAFVVRDQLTNNVLKLGEDYEITFTYDQDQSPAGSALKNYDTNYFKITFKKETRGVTVEYQTVTTKSANVRNIAVFTNDKAIKSDWATVNHTVTSGSGSGKGVGQILLKKVDARTQQPLSGAVFELFDKESQQSLGLKATSDQDGNAAFQSVAEGEYLIKEITAPDGYKLSEKYQKGVLLSTKSDDEINDPGYVTTVENEPIITTGDIELKKVDPAGHALPGAEFILSHSEQDQTTFYQENEQGEPNWVANQGEAKVFTSNDEGLILVSEMSAGTYSFIETKAPVGYQLDSTPVSLELTKEQIESEIKATTNKVNQLLLGSIRVNKIDLETKQALSGAEFTLISQADPDKKITKTTNEDGIADFKDLPQATYTLVETKAPVGYLLKEIGETIEISPEHLNHKTTIENAPLVGEIKFHHIDTNGKEIANDDVINGKVGTKQKVQPKEIKGYRFKEQQQSTSRLRVNLDQLLSTDEVMFTETPQTIVYVYEQVSVPPIVDPTIPKEIDGTKIEGKTTKTTLLAKTKLPRTNEQTGYWYSVLGNSLLISLLGYCVIYYYRKKQLD, encoded by the coding sequence ATGAAAAGACAGAAATTTTGGATAGTAATGGTGTTACTATTAATGATTGCTAATTCTTTGATTCCTGTTGTTAGTTTTGCTGAAACATTTTTATCTGAAAACACTTCGGAGATTTCGACAAGTACGTCAACAAGTGAAACATTGAACACAGGAATTTCTTCAGAAAGTTCAGAAAGCGCTGTTATAAATGAGACTTCGACAGAGGATACAGTGGATAAGCAGATTGAAGAATCAGTTGTTGCTTCAACGGAAGTACCAGAAAAATCAGTCGAAACTTCAACTAGTGAAGTAAAATTGGAGTCAAAGCAAGCAAAAGTACAACAAACTGAGAATTTAATAACGAATGTTACTTTAACTGATCCTAAAGGCGTAGAATACGATACAACAACCAATCGACCACAAAGACAAGCACCATTAAAGTTGTCCCTTCAGGTTGGAACAGAAAATCAAACAATTCAGGCTGGAACTTATGAATATCAACTACCAGCAGATATTGCAATCTCAAACAACATATCAGGAAGATTAGAGACCGTTGGAAGTTGGACTCTAGATACGACTGGAAAGCTTACTATTATATTTAATGAAACAGTAGTCAATGGAAAATATCAAATCGACATTGAAACTAGTTTTATTCCATACAGCGATGATAGTGATTTACTTAAAACCATTACCTTCTCGTTAGTAAATAACCAAGAAAAAAAATATGAGCTATTATTTAAGCTATCAGGTGAAGGAAGTATTAGCCTGAAAAAAAATAAAAATTTTAATACTGATATCGTTTCAACTGAAATCAAAACAAATATCAATCGACAAACGATTCAGCCAAATGAGAAAATAGTCGTAAAGTCAAAAATTAGTAGAAATGGCTCAAGCGCAATTGAAAATGCATCAGCTTACGTCACTGTAAAAAATGTGAAAGTTTTTGCACAAGACGTTTCTATGGGCGGCAGTTTAATTGGTGAACCTACCTTATTAGGAAGCGAAGATTATACGCTTCAACAAAATAATACTGATTTAGAAGTGATTTTAGCTAAAGAGACGAACAAAGCAGTAATCATGACGTATGAATCTGTTATCAAAGAAGAGTCGATTGCCAATGAAGAACTCTATTATATGGGAACCGAAGCGACGATCTACGGTACGTCACTTTCAAACTATGTTTATTTCCAATACAATCATAATCCTCATATGACCAAAAAAGGCGAATATAATGTGAAAACAAATACGATTGTTTGGACGATCGATTACAATTTAGATAGCACTGAATTAGCATTAGGAACTAAACTCACAGATATTTTAACGGATGAAGTTCCAAATGATCTAACGGTTTCAAATCTAAAAATCTATAATCTTTATGTTTATGGTACTGGCTCGATCAGTTTAGGCGGTCTGGCACCAAGTAATCATTGGGATACCAGTGGATTTGGACAGTACACGACTGATTATATTTATACTAATAATCAAAGTCCTACACCAACAGCAGCTTATCGTTTTGTCTATGAAACAGCCATTCAAAATCCTAGCCCGCGTGAAATAGAAAACAAGGTATCTGATTCATTAGGAAGTGATGATGCAAAGGTCAATTTAGCACCATCAAATATTTCTAAAATTTTAGAAGAAGATTCCTTAGATATGACATCAGGAACAGTGGATTGGTCGATCATCGTCAATAATAAACACTGGGGTATGCAATTTAATCAAATGATCGATCAATTTGGAGAAAGAGTGAAAGAGCTGGTTGACGGATCTGCTGACTTTTACTATTATGCCAAAGGTGATGATAAAACCAAGCATTCTTTAGTTGTTGGACAAGATTATACAATCAATAAAACTAGTTCTGGTTTTACCATAGATATGTTAGGTGTCCATCAAGGCGTTACAACGAATAAATATGTTTTGACTTATACAAGTAAATTCGACAACACAGATATCAAAGTAGGAGACGAATTAAGCAATAAGGTGTCACTTGCCGGTAATGGGAATATTCCAATGGAAGCTTCTGCAACATTCAATATCCCAAGTTTCTTAATGGAAGGCGGCAAGAAAAATGTTAGCTATAACAGCAATGATGGGATACTCACTTGGACGATCGGGATCAATGAAGAACGTCATAAATATAAAAATTTAATTTTAGATGATGACATTGAATCAATTCAAAAATTAGATAAAAATTCAATTGAAATCTTGGCGTTAGATAAGATTGTCAATGAAAATGGCAAAGAAACCGTCATTACTGGAGAAAAAATTCAGCCAGGAGATGACCGTTATCCAACTGTTATGGAAATTAAGGATAGTCAAATTCATCTTGAATTTTCCGCAATCGGGAATAAAAAAGTAGCGCTAAGATACAAAACAGCACCAAGTACAGCACCCATTTCTGATTACTATACTAATTTTACGAATACGGCTAAAATTAGTGATGAGGGCAACTACCCACATGATTTAAAAGCAGAACTACTCGTTGCTTTAGGCATTAATACCTACAAAAGTGGGCGTGTATCAACGGTTGACAATAAACTGGCGAGTTGGATTATCAGATCTAATATTATGCCAGCTAATCGTCCCTATAAAAACTTAGTGTTAGAAGATACATTTACATTAGCTGACTTATCAAAAGCAGAAAATACTAATTTTGTAATTGGGACTGATGCTTTTGTAGTGAGAGATCAATTGACGAATAACGTCTTAAAATTAGGTGAAGACTATGAGATTACCTTTACTTATGACCAAGATCAAAGTCCAGCAGGTTCAGCACTTAAAAATTATGATACGAATTACTTTAAAATCACGTTTAAGAAAGAAACAAGAGGCGTTACTGTAGAATACCAAACGGTTACGACCAAATCAGCAAATGTTCGTAATATAGCAGTTTTTACTAATGACAAGGCAATTAAATCTGATTGGGCAACGGTCAATCATACTGTGACCAGTGGTTCTGGTTCTGGAAAAGGTGTAGGACAGATTCTATTGAAGAAAGTCGACGCACGCACGCAGCAACCATTATCAGGTGCAGTTTTTGAACTGTTTGATAAAGAGAGTCAACAATCGCTAGGGTTGAAAGCTACGTCAGATCAAGACGGAAATGCTGCCTTTCAGTCAGTGGCTGAGGGTGAATATTTGATCAAAGAAATAACTGCACCGGATGGTTATAAGCTATCTGAAAAGTATCAAAAAGGTGTACTATTATCTACTAAATCTGATGATGAAATAAATGATCCAGGTTATGTCACGACCGTTGAAAATGAACCAATCATTACAACTGGTGACATAGAATTGAAGAAAGTCGATCCTGCTGGACACGCTCTACCAGGAGCAGAATTCATTTTATCCCATAGTGAGCAAGATCAGACAACATTTTATCAAGAAAATGAACAAGGTGAACCGAATTGGGTAGCCAATCAAGGAGAAGCGAAAGTATTTACCTCGAATGACGAAGGTTTAATCTTAGTTTCTGAAATGAGTGCGGGAACCTATTCATTTATAGAGACAAAAGCACCAGTAGGTTATCAATTAGATTCAACACCAGTTTCGTTGGAATTAACAAAAGAACAAATCGAATCTGAAATAAAGGCTACAACAAACAAAGTCAACCAATTACTACTAGGATCAATACGCGTAAACAAAATCGATCTGGAAACAAAGCAAGCACTTAGCGGTGCAGAATTTACACTAATTTCCCAAGCTGATCCAGATAAGAAAATTACCAAGACCACCAATGAAGATGGAATCGCAGATTTCAAAGACTTGCCACAAGCAACGTATACACTTGTTGAAACCAAAGCACCTGTTGGCTATCTATTGAAAGAAATTGGAGAAACTATTGAAATTAGTCCAGAGCACTTGAATCATAAAACGACGATAGAAAATGCGCCTCTAGTTGGAGAAATTAAATTCCATCATATAGATACTAATGGCAAAGAAATTGCGAATGATGATGTGATAAACGGAAAAGTTGGGACGAAACAAAAGGTTCAGCCAAAAGAAATCAAAGGCTATCGTTTCAAAGAACAACAACAATCAACCTCTCGACTAAGAGTTAATCTAGATCAACTTTTAAGTACAGATGAAGTTATGTTTACTGAGACACCTCAAACAATCGTTTATGTATATGAACAAGTATCAGTGCCGCCGATTGTTGACCCAACGATACCAAAAGAAATAGATGGAACAAAAATTGAAGGTAAGACAACAAAAACAACGTTACTTGCTAAGACAAAATTACCAAGAACAAATGAACAAACAGGATATTGGTACAGCGTCTTAGGAAATAGCTTACTTATTAGTCTGCTTGGTTATTGCGTTATTTATTACTATAGAAAAAAACAACTAGATTAA